One part of the Paracoccus sp. MBLB3053 genome encodes these proteins:
- a CDS encoding MFS transporter has translation MDMTVDEALTHGGAGRFQQRLLGIFGLVWAADAMQVLAIGFTAASIATSFGLTVPQALQTGTLFFLGMFAGATLFGRIADRIGRRNVLLLTVLCDALFGLASAFAQDFTMLLALRFLTGMAVGGTLPVDYALMAEFLPPRNRGRWLVWLEGFWAVGTIVIALTAWIAHLAGAAEAWRWIFGVAALPAVIGVVMRLWVPESPMFLLRHGKEEKARAVVNRVLAGNGARHLGPETRLVAPAAPEVGQGIFGPELRRRSLAIFATWFLVSVSYYGVFVWLPSQLVSGGAGFVKSYGFLVLLALAQIPGYALAAFGVEAWGRKLTLQLFLVLSAAGCFLFTLATTPLMGGLALLLMSFALLGTWGALYAITPELYPTGLRATGMGTASAVARVGGLLAPSLLGLVVAQGFGIAIGAFAALLVLAAVTTLMIGPETRDRAIG, from the coding sequence ATGGACATGACCGTCGACGAGGCGCTGACGCACGGCGGGGCAGGGCGTTTCCAGCAGCGTCTGCTGGGAATTTTCGGCCTGGTCTGGGCTGCCGATGCGATGCAGGTCCTGGCGATCGGTTTCACGGCGGCCTCGATCGCGACCAGCTTCGGGCTGACCGTGCCGCAGGCGCTGCAGACAGGAACGCTGTTCTTCCTGGGCATGTTTGCCGGAGCCACCCTGTTCGGTCGGATCGCAGACCGGATCGGGCGCAGGAACGTGCTGCTGCTGACAGTGCTCTGCGATGCCCTCTTCGGCCTGGCTTCTGCCTTTGCGCAGGATTTCACGATGCTTCTGGCGTTGCGCTTCCTGACCGGCATGGCGGTCGGAGGCACCTTGCCCGTCGATTACGCGCTGATGGCAGAATTCCTGCCGCCGAGGAATCGCGGGCGCTGGCTGGTCTGGCTTGAAGGCTTTTGGGCCGTCGGCACCATCGTGATCGCCTTGACGGCCTGGATCGCCCATCTGGCAGGTGCCGCCGAGGCCTGGCGCTGGATCTTCGGCGTCGCCGCCCTGCCGGCGGTGATCGGTGTCGTCATGCGGCTCTGGGTTCCGGAATCGCCGATGTTCCTTCTGCGGCACGGGAAAGAGGAAAAGGCCCGCGCCGTCGTCAACCGCGTCCTTGCGGGCAATGGCGCGCGCCATCTGGGCCCGGAAACCCGCCTTGTGGCGCCAGCCGCGCCCGAGGTCGGCCAAGGCATCTTCGGGCCCGAGTTGCGTCGACGCAGCCTTGCCATCTTCGCCACGTGGTTTCTTGTGTCGGTGTCCTATTACGGCGTGTTCGTCTGGCTTCCCTCTCAGCTGGTTTCCGGCGGAGCCGGTTTCGTGAAAAGCTATGGTTTCCTTGTTCTGCTGGCTCTCGCCCAGATCCCCGGCTATGCGCTCGCCGCTTTCGGGGTCGAGGCCTGGGGACGCAAGCTGACGCTTCAGCTTTTCCTTGTCCTCAGCGCAGCTGGCTGCTTCCTTTTCACGCTGGCCACGACACCGCTGATGGGCGGGCTTGCGCTGTTGCTGATGAGCTTTGCCCTGCTGGGAACCTGGGGCGCGCTCTATGCGATCACGCCCGAACTTTACCCGACCGGACTGCGGGCCACCGGCATGGGCACCGCAAGCGCGGTCGCGCGGGTAGGCGGGTTGCTGGCCCCATCACTGCTGGGTCTGGTCGTGGCCCAGGGCTTCGGGATCGCGATCGGCGCCTTTGCCGCGCTGCTTGTTCTGGCGGCGGTGACCACGCTGATGATCGGCCCCGAAACGCGGGACCGTGCGATCGGCTGA